The following proteins come from a genomic window of Panicum hallii strain FIL2 chromosome 8, PHallii_v3.1, whole genome shotgun sequence:
- the LOC112903824 gene encoding antimicrobial peptides-like, whose protein sequence is MGKGSGGAWWGLLLLAGVLLAAAATAAAEEDVAAAEVAADRDPKEDLRWCRKGCRWQYGQDARRREECERECRERHRQGEQEDDDEDALGSGRGECRRKCVSRYEDQPWRVPECVSRCRRRGVEEDEEENESGRGRECRERCERRHGGDWREKQRCLMECRRQEQGAAEDDGNRCPCSCRTQCERHQDQGSRRRCVEACERRREQEGEDGNRCPCSCRTQCERHGDQGSRRRCVEACERREQEEGHGGSRDADENSSRGDRCQRKCQRQSDWPARLRCMEQCQREERQEEGRGDADEQDSYCSSRCEERCQQHGGREKQRRCVRRCEREEGCRRRDAFIAADEEEDNDDRSCRQQCQHHRDYDRKQQCMRDCRRHHGSGRGEGEERAADEEDNHHCREQCQHHRDYDRRQQCMRECRRHHGRDGADEQDNGCCGDRCEMRCQHHQGDREKQRRCVRRCEREEGCSRRRDAAADADEEEGNDDRSCRQQCQHHRDYDKKQQCIRDCRRHGGRGWEAVAGAVLQVV, encoded by the coding sequence atggggaAGGGTAGCGGGGGCGCGTGGTGGGGGCTGCTGCTCCTCGCCGGGGtgctgctcgccgccgcggcgacggCCGCCGCAGAGGAGGATGtggctgcggcggaggtggcggcggaccGGGACCCGAAGGAGGACCTGCGGTGGTGCAGGAAGGGGTGCCGGTGGCAGTACGGGCAggacgcgcggcggcgggaggagtgCGAGCGCGAGTGCCGGGAGCGGCACCGCCAAGGCGagcaggaggacgacgacgaggacgcGCTCGGCTCCGGGAGGGGCGAGTGCCGGCGCAAGTGCGTGAGCCGCTACGAGGACCAGCCGTGGCGGGTGCCCGAGTGCGTGagccggtgccgccgccgcggcgtggaggaggatgaagaggagAACGagagcgggcgcgggcgcgagTGCCGGGAGCGGTGCGAGCGCCGCCACGGCGGGGACTGGCGGGAGAAGCAGCGCTGCCTGATGGAGTGCCGGCGCCAGGAGCAGGGGGCCGCCGAGGACGACGGCAACCGGTGCCCGTGCTCATGCCGGACGCAGTGCGAGCGCCACCAGGACCAGGGCAGCAGGCGGCGCTGCGTCGAGGCCTGCGAGCGCCGCCGGGAGCAGGAGGGGGAGGACGGCAACCGGTGCCCATGCAGCTGCAGGACTCAGTGCGAGCGCCATGGCGACCAGGGCAGCAGGCGGCGGTGCGTCGAGGCGTGCGAGCGCCGGGAGCAGGAGGAGGGCCACGGCGGCAGCCGCGACGCCGACGAGAACAGCAGCCGCGGGGACCGGTGCCAGAGGAAGTGCCAGCGCCAAAGCGACTGGCCGGCGAGACTGCGGTGCATGGAGCAGTGCCAGCGCGAGGAGCGGCAGGAGGAGGGCCGCGGCGACGCCGACGAGCAGGACAGCTACTGCAGCAGCCGCTGCGAGGAGAGGTGCCAGCAACACGGCGGCCGGGAGAAGCAGAGGCGGTGCGTGCGCCGGTGCGAGCGCGAGGaaggctgccgccgccgcgacgccttcatcgccgccgacgaggaggaggacaaCGACGACCGCAGCTGCAGGCAGCAGTGCCAGCACCACCGCGACTACGACAGGAAGCAGCAGTGCATGCGCgactgccgccgccaccacggTAGCGGCCGCGGGGAGGGCGAAGAGCGCGCCGCCGACGAGGAGGACAACCACCACTGCAGGGAGCAGTGCCAGCACCACCGCGACTACGACAGGAGGCAGCAGTGCATGCGCGAGTGCCGCCGCCACCACGGCCGCGACGGCGCCGACGAGCAGGACAACGGCTGCTGCGGCGACCGGTGCGAGATGAGGTGCCAGCACCACCAGGGCGACCGGGAGAAGCAGCGGCGGTGCGTGCGCCGGTGCGAGCGCGAGGAGggctgcagccgccgccgcgacgccgccgccgacgccgacgagGAGGAGGGCAACGACGACCGCAGCTGCAGGCAGCAGTGCCAGCACCACCGCGACTACGACAAGAAGCAGCAGTGCATTCGCGACTGCCGCCGCCACGGCGGCCGCGGctgggaggcggtggccggcgccgtCCTCCAGGTGGTGTGA
- the LOC112902657 gene encoding protein ROOT HAIR DEFECTIVE 3 homolog 2-like, producing MDAAAGGGECHAAQVVGVSGEMDAAAMERFAAAAGLPGRGLSYAVVSILGPQGSGKSTLLNHLFGTNFREMDALRGRHQTTKGIWIAKAVGIEPFTVVLDLEGTDGRERGQDDTAFEKQSALFALAVSDIVMINLWCHDIGREHAANRPLLRTVFQVLMRLFSPRKTTLLLVIRDKTKTPLEYLTQALKDDIQKIWDSVRKPEAYKEAALNEFFNVEVTALSSYEEKEELFKEQVGQLRQRFYHSIAPGGLAADRRGVVPASGFCLSALQIWKVIRENKDLNLPAHKVMVATVRCEEIANEKLTCFLSDKGWLELEAAAKSGPVPSFGTRLGAILDSYLSEYDMETLYFDEGVRTAKRKQLESSMLDHTYPALETVIEHLHLVALNKFRSDLEQTLRSREGFAASVHQCVQASMAEFDAGLRDAAVKHVEWDASKVRNKLQEHMQAHVESIRNTKLAELKASYEKNLSDALAGPVQSILETGERDSWACIRILYRRETENAALAFSASLSEFGLDQTVSSKMISDLREHARSVVEMKAREEAGNVLMRMKERFFTVLSRDRNSMPRTWTGDEDIRAITREARLAALRLMSVMAAIRLDDKPDKIDRALITALLDSGPFSQKRSVEFTYDPLASSTWEEVPPKDTLITPVQCKSIWRQFKAETEYAVAQAMSMQETHRRSKNWLPPAWTILLLAILGYNEFVFLLRNPLYLLGFFVAFVLSYAIWLQYDITAYFRHGTLSALLTISSRLLPTIMDIMTAIVNMSHSHKKHSPGRSSRPPQVHTHSFRNQMWRQAQVQYHQSPDSPSTSSSVDSNGGDEHES from the exons ATggacgccgcggcgggcggcggggagtgCCACGCGGCGCAGGTGGTGGGCGTGAGCGGGGAGATGGACGCCGCCGCGATGGAGcggttcgccgccgccgcggggctcCCCGGGCGGGGCCTCTCCTACGCCGTCGTCTCCATCCTCGGGCCCCAGGGCAGCG GGAAAAGCACCTTGCTCAACCATCTCTTCGGGACGAACTTCAGGGAAATGGATGCCTTGAGAGGAAG GCACCAGACCACCAAGGGGATTTGGATCGCCAAGGCCGTTGGGATCGAGCCCTTCACCGTTGTCCTGGATCTGGAGGGGACGGACGGGAGGGAAAGAGGGCAG GATGATACTGCTTTCGAGAAGCAGAGTGCTCTGTTTGCCCTTGCAGTTTCAGACATTGTTATGATAAATTT GTGGTGTCATGACATAGGACGAGAACATGCTGCAAACAGGCCTCTTTTGAGAACAGTATTTCAG GTTTTGATGCGTTTATTCAGCCCTCGCAAGACGACACTGCTACTAGTTATCCGCGATAAAACAAAG ACTCCGCTAGAGTATCTAACACAAGCTCTCAAGGACGATATTCAGAAG atatgggaCTCTGTTCGGAAACCAGAAGCCTACAAGGAAGCAGCGCTTAATGAATTCTTCAAT GTGGAGGTTACTGCTCTGTCAAGTTATGAAGAGAAAGAAGAACTATTTAAGGAACAG GTTGGACAACTCAGGCAGAGATTTTATCATTCAATTGCACCAGGCGGTCTTGCAGCTGATAGACGAGGTGTGGTACCTGCTTCAGGTTTCTGTCTCAGTGCACTGCAGATTTGGAAAGTAATacgtgaaaataaggaccttaACCTTCCTGCTCACAAG GTCATGGTTGCTACTGTTCGATGTGAAGAGATTGCAAATGAAAAGCTCACTTGCTTTTTGTCCGATAAG GGTTGGTTGGAGCTAGAAGCAGCTGCAAAATCTGGTCCGGTGCCAAGCTTTGGGACGAGGCTTGGAGCTATTCTCGATTCTTATCTATCAGA GTATGACATGGAAACATTGTATTTTGATGAAGGTGTAAGAACTGCTAAGCGGAAACAATTAGAATCTTCAATGCTAGAT CACACATATCCTGCTCTCGAGACAGTGATAGAGCACCTGCATCTTGTGGCTCTCAACAAATTCAGAAGTGATCTGGAACAAACATTAAGGAGCAGAGAGGGATTTGCAGCGTCAGTTCATCAGTGTGTTCAGGCTTCAATGGCAGAGTTCGATGCTGGACTGAGAG ATGCAGCAGTCAAACATGTGGAATGGGATGCTTCAAAAGTTAGGAACAAACTGCAAGAGCACATGCAAGCTCACGTAGAATCTATTAGGAACACAAAATTGGCTGAACTAAAAGCTAGTTATGAG AAGAATCTGTCAGATGCACTTGCTGGGCCTGTACAATCCATACTGGAAACTGGGGAGAGAGACTCCTGGGCATGTATTAGGATACTGTATAGGCGTGAGACTGAAAATGCTGCCCTTGCATTCTCAGCTTCCCTTTCTGAGTTTGGCCTGGACCAGACAGTTTCCAGTAAGATGATCTCAGACTTAAGGGAACATGCAAGAAGTGTAGTGGAAATGAAAGCTAGAGAAGAAGCTGGAAATGTTCTGATGCGTATGAAAGAAAG GTTTTTCACTGTGTTGAGCCGCGATAGAAATTCAATGCCAAGGACATGGACGGGGGATGAAGATATACGTGCAATCACTAGAGAAGCACGCTTAGCA GCTTTAAGACTTATGTCTGTAATGGCAGCTATAAGGTTGGATGATAAACCAGACAAAATAGACCGGGCTCTGATTACTGCTCTTTTAGACAGCGGACCCTTTTCCCAGAAGAGGAGCGTCGAGTTTACTTATGATCCACTTGCTTCAAGCACGTGGGAAGAG GTGCCACCAAAGGATACACTGATTACGCCAGTGCAGTGTAAATCCATCTGGAGGCAATTCAAAGCAGAGACAGAGTATGCTGTTGCACAAGCAATGTCTATGCAG GAAACACATAGGCGTAGCAAGAACTGGTTGCCACCTGCGTGGACTATTCTGCTTCTGGCAATACTAGGTTACAATGAATTTGTGTTTCTTCTTAG GAACCCGCTGTACCTTCTGGGCTTCTTTGTTGCCTTCGTGCTATCATATGCCATATGGCTGCAATATGACATCACTGCTTATTTTCGCCATGGCACT CTAtctgctcttcttacgatttcATCAAGGCTGCTCCCCACAATCATGGACATCATGACTGCGATCGTCAACATGAGCCACAGCCACAAGAAGCATTCCCCAGGCCGGTCTAGCCGCCCCCCACAGGTCCATACTCACAGCTTCAGGAACCAGATGTGGCGACAGGCTCAAGTGCAGTACCACCAATCTCCTGACTCGCCATCCACATCTTCCTCCGTGGACTCGAACGGCGGTGACGAACATGAATCTTAA
- the LOC112903826 gene encoding probable E3 ubiquitin-protein ligase RHC1A, with amino-acid sequence MPMLAAVTCLARRRRMHCRGSDTAAALELDLGCDDHRHRWLDEPAPVGMPGREHTGLPRAPLPHASRRQGRRRVPRDGGPPALGSRRRRETVAAGAEQAPTQEEARSQPGPGSSSAAVDMKKAADACRDARGGEGTASAPSSPVLCAVCLEGVRGRGEAAEAATTTLPCSHSYHAGCVLPWLAAHGACPCCRAAVPSPENYC; translated from the coding sequence ATGCCGATGCTGGCTGCCGTCACCTGCCTCGCGCGGCGCCGCCGCATGCACTGCCGTGGTAGCGACaccgcggcggcgctggagcttGACCTGGGGTGCGACGACCACCGCCACCGCTGGCTGGATGAGCCGGCGCCCGTCGGCATGCCCGGCCGCGAGCACACCGGGCTGCCACGCGCGCCACTGCCGCATGCTTCCAGGAGGCAGGGACGGCGGCGAGTCCCGCGGGACGGAGGGCCGCCGGCGCTGGGATCCCGGCGCCGGCGTGAGACAGTGGCGGCGGGCGCCGAGCAGGCGCCGACGCAGGAGGAGGCCCGCAGCCAGCCTGGACCGGGCTCATCATCAGCCGCCGTGGACATGAAGAAGGCGGCGGACGCTTGCCGCGACGCGCGCGGCGGGGAGGGGACCGCGAGCGCGCCGTCGTCGCCCGTGCTCTGCGCGGTCTGCCTCGAGGGGGTGCGGGGGCGgggcgaggcggcggaggcggcgacgacgacgctGCCGTGCTCCCACTCGTACCACGCCGGCTGCGTGCTGCCGTGGCTCGCCGCGCACGGCGCCTGCCCGTGCTGCagggccgccgtgccgtcgccgGAGAACTATTGCTGA